One Bombina bombina isolate aBomBom1 chromosome 5, aBomBom1.pri, whole genome shotgun sequence DNA segment encodes these proteins:
- the LOC128661299 gene encoding gastrula zinc finger protein XlCGF26.1-like — MSHLLEHHNIHTGEKPNTCTEGVKCFIQITKRLAHERTHMGVISFSCTECGKSFTQKSDLKKHERIHTGEKPFTCTECGKSFTQISNLKNHERIHTGEKLFTCTECGKRFTEKSTLRKHERIHTGEKPFTCAECGKSFTEKRNLKKHERSHTGEKPFTCTECGKSFTEKRNLKKHERSHTGEKPFTCTECGKSFTEKSSLTNHERIHTGEKLFTCTECGKRFTEKSSLRKHERFHTGEKPFTCTECGKCFTEKSDLKRHERIHTGEKPFTCTECGISFTQISSLTNHERIHTGEKLFTCTECGKSFTDKGNLRKHERFHTGEKPFICTECGKCFTDKGNLKRHERIHTGEKPFTCTECGISFTQISSLTNHERIHTGEKLFTCTECGKSFTDKGNLRKHERFHTGEKPFICTECGKCFTEKSDLKRHERIHTGEKPFTCTECGKSFTRKSDLKNHERSHTGEKPFTCTECGKSFTDKGNLRKHEMIHTGEKLFACTECGKSFTEKSSLKRHERIHMYRVWKMFYRKERSENA; from the coding sequence atgTCTCATCTCCTAGAACACCACaacattcacacaggtgagaagccAAACACATGTACTGAGGGTGTCAAATGTTTTATACAAATAACAAAACGTCTAGCTCATGAAAGGACCCACATGGGGGTAATATCATTTagctgtacagagtgtggaaaaagttttacacaaaagagtgatctgaaaaagcatgaaaggattcacacaggagaaaagccattcacatgtacagagtgtggaaaaagttttacacaaataagtaatctgaaaaaccatgaaaggattcacacaggagaaaagcttttcacatgtacagagtgtggaaaacgttttacagaaaagagtactctgagaaaacatgaaaggattcacacaggagaaaagcctttcacatgtgcagagtgtggaaaaagttttacagaaaagagaaatctcaaaaagcatgaaaggagtcacacaggagaaaagcctttcacatgtacagagtgtggaaaaagttttacagaaaagagaaatctcaaaaagcatgaaaggagtcacacaggagaaaagcctttcacatgtacagagtgtggaaaaagttttacagaaaagagtagtctgacaaatcatgaaaggattcacacaggagaaaagcttttcacatgtacagagtgtggaaaacgttttacagaaaagagtagtctgagaaaacatgaaagatttcacacaggggaaaagcctttcacatgtacagagtgtggaaaatgttttacagaaaagagtgatctgaaacggcatgaaaggattcacacaggggaaaagccttttacatgtacagagtgtggaataagttttacacaaataagtagtctgacaaatcatgaaaggattcacacaggagaaaagcttttcacatgtacagagtgtggaaaaagttttacagataagggtaatctgagaaaacatgaaagatttcacacaggggaaaagcctttcatatgcacagagtgtggaaaatgttttacagataaGGGTAatctgaaaaggcatgaaaggattcacacaggggaaaagccttttacatgtacagagtgtggaataagttttacacaaataagtagtctgacaaatcatgaaaggattcacacaggagaaaagcttttcacatgtacagagtgtggaaaaagttttacagataagggtaatctgagaaaacatgaaagatttcacacaggggaaaagcctttcatatgtacagagtgtggaaaatgttttacagaaaagagtgatctgaaaaggcatgaaaggattcacacaggggaaaagcctttcacatgtacagagtgtggaaaaagttttacacggaagagtgatctgaaaaatcatgaaagaagtcacacaggagaaaagccttttacatgtacagagtgtggaaaaagttttacagataagggtaatctgagaaaacatgaaatgattcacacaggggaaaagctttttgcatgtacagagtgtggaaaaagt